Proteins from a genomic interval of Maniola jurtina chromosome 8, ilManJurt1.1, whole genome shotgun sequence:
- the LOC123867348 gene encoding protein artichoke-like has protein sequence MKRIFRLETKRNENGVLQFFSLFLFSLPIYGAQNTLECSEMIQNNKCTCYIFENAVYLDCQDTSIKDIKNALKRVTDVHTFSIYDLDVSEEDLGPHFIPQGACIKHIHISRTNIREIDDETFMPLRKCLETLSIVSSKIKFIPQKALSGMLKLISVELISNYIEEIPSYSFYGLPLIKLNIKGNIVRHISDTAFTTLELSLTEIDLSENNLTSFPIVSIASLKHLRNLKLAWNEIFSIENPDNTNLITSLEYLDLNSNNFEFISEDCLKFSPSLKELSFHFNFIANVHHRAFYSLMNLKSLDLSHNRIKILHTNIFQNNKNLELIDLSHNHLHHIHGLLYNMPSLSIVFLSHNNILEVPIDSFFNSSKISVIQLDKNCIHNINSESFSDLENLEELQLDFNYLNEVPHSILMNNRNLTKLRLDNNNFSDINNSTFTTLKNLKEIRLNNNWLKFISKQIFKNSIALEEIYLNHNKISFIESGTFAKMLHLKYIALHNNNLVDITDILPKINSKLLLVYLEFNQLSSVNDKVFGSQKRLHQLSLKNNRLKFITKNTFSNLTYLTRLELSSNELLIIDDFSFQRLNSARYLDLQNNMIKNITSYTFFGLSELEDLDLSRNKIVFIFDMAFDTLKKLRIINLSFNPLKILHKNLFQHGLPLSSLLLDNCEIEFVENGTFHGLNNLKHLSLKNNSLKSNDLLCLDIPGIKHLSLSYNILDYLPVEVFLNLPLLEIIFLEHCNIEKIIEGTFINNKNLEKLNLAQNIISHIPEKLFSAFNSVSELNISNNFLDYVPYDMFDNFTSIETLDIADNLIPKIELSGFGKLIKLKSLILRKNEIQLITSSKRVILKELILFDISYNRLDHLPKQLFEIFPNIQNINISHNNIMHFDFLMSYKTLGVSLINIDLSKNPSVSWTTPNNIQNNTLVTSLYELHICFTNLTIIEDVTFELFTTLQHLYLNFNKIRRLSISPFSKLMFLENLDLSFNRITHLKTSNFRGLMKLNTLCLSNNNLESMESFDEDLSNLKLLDLSYNKLQNIINEHFIYLKELTVLNLAHNNIKYLSATSFDNLNKIIQIDLEHNKLQTIPLELLTSIENHVQDISIKDNVIICRCQKNNTWTWIQDHPKIIKPYSVICFNDDYPKEKCDFPLIVHLSIDKHNDNSVLVTWLIRNRTALKALKILYYNENVDSNVKVKHVNKNTVSTHITDLQTNMHYIVCVLTMYEDSEIFDEDNFVSLNDTDIETNITSSMDRNVINALIAQSPASECVSFDTMKKPLTVKTKTNKGFKMSSLLNRRTGLIVGCCLGFVVFFIMVTVLLYTKVKERKRIAKSDPAWSEMNDYHSMQSKEDIQESTTASTDNILLGMAKNRISFDKMK, from the exons atgaAAAGGATTTTCCGTTTGGAGACAAAGAGAAATGAAAATGGCgttcttcaatttttttcattgttTCTGTTTTCACTTCCAATTTACGGAGCTCAAAATACCTTGGAATGTTCTGAGatgatacaaaataataaatgcacatgttatatttttgaaaatg CTGTATATCTTGATTGCCAAGATACAAGcataaaagatataaaaaatgcACTAAAACGTGTAACTGATGTGCATACTTTTTCTATTTATGACCTCGACGTTAGCGAAGAAGATTTGGGACCACATTTTATACCACAAGGCGCTTGTATCAAGCATATTCACATATCGCGAACAAACATAAGAGAGATTGACGATGAAACATTTATGCCGCTGAGAAAGTGCCTTGAAACATTAAGTATTGTATCGAGCAAAATTAAGTTTATACCACAGAAAGCACTCTCCGGTATGCTTAAGCTAATTTCAGTTGAACTTATTTCAAACTATATCGAAGAGATTCCAAGCTATAGTTTTTATGGACTtccattaattaaattaaatataaaaggaaatatCGTTCGTCATATATCTGACACTGCTTTCACAACTTTGGAGTTATCACTAACAGAAATAGACCTCAGTGAAAATAATCTCACTTCATTCCCAATAGTTTCAATAGCTAGTTTAAAACACCTCAGAAATTTAAAATTAGCATGGAATGAaattttttcaattgaaaatccAGATAACACAAACCTTATAACATCCTTGGAATATTTAGATTTGAACTCcaacaattttgaatttatttcagAAGACTGCCTTAAATTTAGTCCGTCCCTGAAAGAGttatcatttcattttaatttcattGCAAATGTGCATCACCGAGCGTTTTACTCActtatgaatttaaaatctttggACTTGAGCCACAatagaattaaaatattacacacaaatatttttcaaaacaataaaaatttagagTTGATTGATTTAAGTCATAATCATTTGCACCATATTCATGGCCTACTCTACAATATGCCGTCTCTTAGCATTGTATTTTTaagtcataataatattcttgAAGTGCCAATAGATTCCTTTTTTAATTCTAGTAAAATTAGCGTGATACAATTGGATAAAAATTGCATACATAACATAAATAGTGAGAGCTTTAGTGATTTAGAAAACTTAGAAGAACTGCAATTAGATTTTAACTATTTAAATGAAGTGCCACATAGTATATTGATGAATAATAGAAATTTAACGAAATTAAGATtagacaataataattttagtgataTAAACAACAGTACTTTCACAACTCTTAAAAATCTTAAagaaattagattaaataataattggctCAAATTTATTTCTAAACAAATCTTCAAAAATTCTATTGCTTTAGAAGAAATATACctaaatcataataaaataagtttcatTGAATCAGGAACGTTTgcaaaaatgttgcatttgaaATATATTGCTTTGCATAACAATAATCTAGTAGATATTACCGACATattaccaaaaataaactcaaaGTTACTATTAGTATACCTTGAGTTTAACCAACTATCTTCGGTAAATGATAAAGTATTCGGATCACAGAAAAGATTACATCAATTAAGCTTGAAAAATAACCGCTTAAAatttatcacaaaaaatacttttagcAACTTAACATATCTAACACGCTTAGAGCTTAGCAGTAATGAACTTTTAATAATTGATGATTTCTCATTTCAAAGATTGAACTCCGCGCGATATTTAGATTTACAGAACAATATGATAAAAAACATCACAAGCTACACATTTTTTGGCCTAAGTGAATTAGAAGATTTAGATTTATCACGCAAtaaaatagtatttatttttgatatggCATTTGACACATTAAAGAAGTTAAGAATTATAAACTTGTCCTTTAATCCATTGAAAATTCTTCACAAAAACCTATTTCAGCACGGACTACCACTTAGTTCACTATTGTTAGATAACTGTGAAATAGAATTCGTAGAAAACGGTACATTTCATGGTTTGAACAACTTAAAACATCTCTCTCTTAAAAATAATTCGTTAAAATCAAACGACTTACTATGTCTTGATATACCAGGAATAAAACACTTGTCTCTATCATACAACATACTTGATTATCTACCTGTTGAGGTATTTCTAAATTTACCCCTTTTAGAGATAATTTTTCTAGAGCATTGTAATATTGAGAAAATTATTGAAGGTacttttattaataacaaaaatttaGAGAAATTGAATCTAGCACAAAATATTATCAGTCATATTCCAGAAAAATTGTTTAGTGCTTTTAATTCTGTATCAGAGTTGaacataagtaataattttcttGACTATGTGCCATATGATATGTTCGATAACTTTACATCAATTGAAACTCTTGATATAGCTGACAACTTAATACCAAAAATAGAACTTAGCGGTTTCGGGAAACTAATCAAACTAAAATCGTTAATATTACGTAAAAATGAAATACAACTGATAACCAGTAGCaaaagagtaattttaaaagaattaatACTTTTTGATATAAGTTACAACAGACTAGATCATTTACCTAAACAATTATTTGAAATTTTTCCAAACATACAGAATATTAATATTTCCCACAACAACATCATGCATTTTGACTTTTTAATGTCTTACAAAACATTAGGAGTGTCACTAATTAATATAGATCTCAGTAAAAATCCTTCAGTTAGTTGGACTACACCGAATAATATACAAAACAATACACTTGTCACCAGTTTATACGAGTTGCATATTTGTTTTACGAATTTAACTATCATAGAAGATGTCACTTTTGAATTATTTACGACCTTACAAcatctttatttaaattttaacaaaattcgGCGTTTATCAATAAGCCCATTTTCCAAATTAatgtttttagaaaatttaGATTTGAGTTTTAATAGAATTACTCATCTTAAAACCAGTAACTTTCGCGGACTTATGAAATTGAATACTTTGTGCCTatccaataataatttagaatcAATGGAATCTTTTGACGAagatttaagtaatttaaaacttttggatctttcttataataaattacaaaatataataaatgaacatttcatttatttaaaagaattaaCTGTTTTAAATCTTGctcacaataatattaaatatctatCAGCCACTTCATTTGATAACCTAAATAAAATCATACAAATAGACTTGGAGCATAACAAACTCCAAACAATACCCCTGGAGTTACTAACTTCAATAGAAAACCATGTACAAGATATCTCAATAAAAG ACAATGTAATAATTTGTCGATGCCAAAAGAATAATACATGGACATGGATTCAAGATCATCCCAAAATAATAAAGCCTTACTCAGTAATTTGTTTTAACGATGATTATCCAAAGGAAAAGTGTGATTTTCCTCTAATAGTTCATTTATCTATTGACAAGCACAATGATAATTCTGTCCtagtaacatggctaataagaAATCGCACAGCATTGAAGGCGCTTAAAATTTTATACTATAATGAGAATGTGGACTCTAAT GTAAAAGTAAAACACGTGAATAAGAATACTGTGTCAACTCATATCACCGACCTGCAAACCAACATGCATTATATAGTTTGTGTATTAACAATGTATGAAGATTCTGAGATTTTCGATGAAGATAATTTTGTGTCTCTCAACGATACAGATATAGAAACCAATATCACTTCAAGTATGGATCGTAATGTTATTAATGCTTTAATCGCGCAATCGCCTGCAAGTGAATGTGTTTCTTTCGACACAATGAAAAAACCATTAACTGTAAAAACGAAAACAAATAAGGGATTTAAAATGTCTTCATTACTAAACCGACGTACAGGATTGATTGTTGGATGTTGTTTAGGTTttgtagtattttttattatggtCACCGTTTTACTGTATACCAAAGTAAAAGAGAGAAAGAGAATTGCCAAGTCCGATCCTGCGTGGTCAGAAATGAATGATTATCATTCTATGCAAAGTAAAGAAGACATTCAAGAATCTACAACCGCTTCAACTGACAACATTTTATTAGGAATGGCTAAAAATCGTATATCCTTtgacaaaatgaaataa